DNA from Arthrobacter sp. FW305-BF8:
GGCCCCTATGGCTCGTGTCTAAGCGACGGCGAAGGGCCACTGCACCGCGGAGGTGGGCAGTACTAAGCCTCGCTGCGGAGTTCCGGGTCCTTTTTGAGTCCGGTCAGGCCGTTCCACGCGAGGTTGACGAGGTGGGCGGCGACGTCCCGTTTGTCGGGCTGGCGGGCGTCCTGCCACCACTGGCCCGTCATCGCCACCATGCCCACGAGCATCTGCGCGTACATGGCGCCGTCGGCTGCGCTGAACCCGCGGCGGGCGAATTCGTCGGACAGGATGTGTTCAACGCGCGCGGTCACGTGGGAGAGCAGTGTGGAGAAGGCGCCTTCGGGCTGGGACGGCGGAGCGTCCCGCATGAGGATGCGGAAGCCGTCGGTGCGTTCCTCGATGTAGGTGAGCAGGGCCAGGGCGGCGCGCTCCACGAGGACCCTCGGCTTGGCTTCCTGGGTGAGTGCGTCGTTGATGGCCGCGAGCAGGATCCGGAACTCGTACTCGACGACCTGCGTGTACAGGCCTTCCTTCGAGCCGAAGTGCTCGTAGATCACGGGCTTGGAAACGCCGGCGGCGGCCGCAATCTCTTCGATGGTGGTGCCGTCCAGCCCCCGCACCGCGAAAAGGGCCCGCCCTACTTCGATGAGCTGGGACCGCCGCTGCGGTCCTGTCATCCGCGACCGGGGGATGCGCCCCGCCGCGGCGTCGGGCCTTGCTGGCAGGTTCCCCGGACCGTCAGTTGTCCCTGTGCTGTTGCTCACCGTCCAATCATGCCTTACGCCAGGTGGCGGGAGGGGTGGCGGCAAGTCCCGGCGCGCTGCCCCGGCCCGGCACCGGCGCACCCGAAGCGCCGAGGTCGCACGAGCGTCAACGTTCGTGGCAGAATTGGTTCTCGTGCCCGGGCTTAGCGCCGGGCACGGTCCGCTCTGGTGTAATGGCAGCACCCCGGCCTTTGGAGCCGTGGAGTATAGGTTCGAATCCTATGGGCGGAACAGCTGCATCAGAGGTGTCCAGTAGGATGAACCCT
Protein-coding regions in this window:
- a CDS encoding TetR/AcrR family transcriptional regulator, translating into MTGPQRRSQLIEVGRALFAVRGLDGTTIEEIAAAAGVSKPVIYEHFGSKEGLYTQVVEYEFRILLAAINDALTQEAKPRVLVERAALALLTYIEERTDGFRILMRDAPPSQPEGAFSTLLSHVTARVEHILSDEFARRGFSAADGAMYAQMLVGMVAMTGQWWQDARQPDKRDVAAHLVNLAWNGLTGLKKDPELRSEA